In one window of Bradyrhizobium sp. AZCC 1721 DNA:
- a CDS encoding GGDEF domain-containing protein, which produces MLSVPTLWTVFVINFLALGLIWAYVMRCYPSFEAARFWTGSAFTAAAGAAMAMLRVVFPDSLVPLLFAGTTLVLAICLATMGIQKFFTRPVSWLRTALTTGFAFVGLSFFIFVYDSVPARMTVFTIAQVLPMAMGLKLLLTPHEGRANPGARLAGVVTIIIMIILAARLTGAVTGMGPGFSYMHFTPAQSVVILVLVFLSMSLNFGFLLMAMDRLRNEVADLALLDDLTGVGNRRYLVQRLTEECARSERSGQPFALLVIDLDGFKGINDTYGHAAGDACLQHFTLMAQTRLRPGDMLARTGGDEFCIVLPSSTLREGAMIARRVLEVCRADAEQCTGNDIPIAVSIGVAQWTREMGGFPDRLIAAADHALYDVKKAGRNGFAVYDPAAPLVPEAETAADVALRKRA; this is translated from the coding sequence ATGCTGAGCGTTCCTACGCTGTGGACGGTGTTCGTCATCAATTTTCTCGCGCTGGGCCTGATCTGGGCCTACGTCATGCGATGCTATCCGTCGTTCGAGGCCGCGCGGTTCTGGACCGGCTCGGCGTTCACGGCGGCGGCGGGCGCTGCGATGGCGATGCTGCGCGTAGTCTTCCCGGATTCTCTCGTGCCGTTGCTGTTCGCCGGCACCACGCTGGTACTGGCGATCTGCCTTGCCACGATGGGAATTCAGAAATTCTTCACCCGGCCCGTTTCGTGGCTTCGCACCGCGTTGACCACCGGCTTTGCCTTTGTCGGTCTGTCCTTTTTCATTTTTGTCTACGACAGCGTGCCAGCGCGGATGACCGTCTTTACGATCGCCCAAGTACTGCCGATGGCGATGGGCCTGAAGCTGTTGCTGACTCCGCACGAAGGGCGCGCCAATCCGGGCGCCCGGCTGGCCGGCGTCGTCACCATCATCATCATGATCATTCTCGCGGCTCGGTTGACCGGCGCGGTCACCGGCATGGGGCCCGGCTTCTCCTACATGCATTTCACCCCGGCGCAGTCGGTCGTCATCCTGGTGCTGGTGTTCCTGTCGATGTCGCTGAATTTCGGCTTCCTGCTGATGGCGATGGACCGGTTGCGCAACGAGGTCGCGGATCTGGCGCTGCTCGATGACCTTACCGGCGTCGGCAATCGCCGTTATCTGGTGCAGCGGCTCACGGAAGAGTGCGCGCGCTCCGAACGCAGCGGTCAGCCCTTCGCGCTGTTGGTGATCGATCTCGACGGCTTCAAGGGCATCAACGATACCTACGGTCACGCCGCGGGCGACGCCTGCCTGCAGCATTTCACCCTGATGGCGCAAACCCGGCTGCGGCCCGGCGACATGCTGGCACGCACCGGCGGCGACGAGTTCTGCATCGTGTTGCCGTCCTCGACGCTGCGCGAGGGCGCGATGATCGCGCGCCGCGTACTGGAGGTCTGCCGCGCGGACGCCGAACAATGCACCGGCAACGACATTCCGATCGCCGTCTCGATCGGCGTCGCCCAATGGACCCGCGAGATGGGCGGCTTCCCCGATCGCCTGATCGCTGCCGCCGACCACGCGCTGTACGACGTCAAGAAGGCCGGCCGAAACGGCTTTGCTGTCTACGATCCGGCGGCGCCGCTGGTGCCTGAAGCCGAAACGGCCGCGGACGTGGCCCTCCGCAAGCGGGCCTGA
- a CDS encoding LysE family translocator, translated as MTLSFLLTSLIVVASPGTGVLYTLAVALTLGARPGIAAAFGCTLGIVPHMLAAMLGLAAVLHTSALAFAALKWCGVAYLLYMAWQALRETGALAIDARPAAKARSSRRVIVTAVLVNILNPKLSIFFLAFLPQFVALDEPHPLARMLELSAAFMAMTFAVFALYGLFAAAMRDRVITRPKVMAWLRRSFAAGFAALGAKLALAER; from the coding sequence ATGACCCTGTCGTTCCTGTTGACCTCGCTGATCGTGGTCGCTTCCCCCGGCACCGGCGTGCTGTACACGCTGGCAGTGGCGCTGACGCTGGGCGCACGGCCCGGCATCGCGGCCGCCTTCGGCTGCACCCTCGGCATCGTGCCGCATATGCTGGCCGCCATGCTCGGGCTCGCCGCCGTGCTGCACACCAGTGCTCTGGCCTTTGCCGCGCTGAAATGGTGCGGCGTGGCGTATCTGCTTTACATGGCCTGGCAGGCGTTGCGCGAGACGGGCGCGCTTGCGATCGACGCGCGCCCGGCCGCGAAGGCGCGCTCCAGCCGGCGCGTCATCGTGACCGCCGTCCTGGTCAACATCCTCAATCCAAAGCTCTCGATCTTCTTCCTGGCCTTCCTGCCGCAATTCGTTGCGCTCGACGAGCCGCATCCGCTGGCGCGGATGCTGGAATTGAGCGCAGCGTTCATGGCGATGACGTTTGCGGTGTTCGCGCTCTACGGCCTCTTTGCGGCCGCGATGCGCGACCGCGTCATCACCCGGCCGAAGGTGATGGCATGGCTGCGCCGCAGCTTTGCGGCGGGATTTGCCGCGCTCGGGGCGAAGCTGGCGCTTGCGGAGCGGTGA
- a CDS encoding response regulator translates to MGQSKPHRATALIVEDDPMQRNMICLLLEESEVDVIECESAEAAELVLERAAGSLVLMMTDVQLAGNMDGVELAHIARKYNPEMGVIVTSGKPLHQELPDGVQFWAKPWAPLDVIREAERMVYQREHGGGPRP, encoded by the coding sequence ATGGGACAATCCAAACCCCATCGCGCAACGGCCCTCATTGTCGAGGACGACCCGATGCAGCGGAACATGATCTGCCTGCTGCTGGAGGAGAGTGAGGTCGATGTCATCGAATGCGAGAGCGCCGAGGCCGCTGAACTGGTGCTGGAGCGCGCTGCCGGCAGTCTGGTCTTGATGATGACCGACGTGCAGCTTGCCGGCAACATGGATGGTGTCGAACTCGCGCACATCGCAAGGAAGTACAATCCCGAGATGGGCGTGATCGTCACCTCGGGCAAGCCGCTGCATCAGGAATTGCCCGACGGCGTGCAGTTCTGGGCCAAGCCCTGGGCGCCGCTCGACGTGATCCGCGAGGCGGAGCGCATGGTCTATCAACGAGAGCACGGCGGCGGACCGCGCCCGTGA
- a CDS encoding SDR family NAD(P)-dependent oxidoreductase, giving the protein MTAISGSAAAVTGAASGIGRALALELAARGCDLALADRDEAGLQQVAAEIGKAHKRKVTIHCVDVGEPAQIQEFADAAIAAHPELNIVINNAGVALLGAFNEVDQAQMEWLININFWGVVHGTRAFLPHLSKQPEAHIVNLSSIFGIVAPPGQTAYCAAKFAVRGFSESLRHELAMANSPVKLSVVHPGGVLTNIVRNSRTGNGIADNARRAESIERFDAIARTTPPAAAQRIILGIEKNQPRILIGNDAKFMDLLQRFRPATYWAVLAKRIGRVAEEKGK; this is encoded by the coding sequence ATGACTGCGATATCTGGAAGCGCGGCCGCCGTGACCGGCGCCGCCAGCGGCATCGGCCGCGCGCTGGCGCTGGAACTGGCCGCGCGCGGCTGCGATCTCGCGCTCGCCGACCGCGACGAGGCCGGGCTGCAGCAGGTGGCCGCCGAGATCGGAAAGGCGCACAAGCGCAAGGTAACGATCCACTGCGTCGACGTCGGCGAGCCCGCCCAGATCCAGGAGTTTGCCGACGCGGCAATCGCCGCGCATCCGGAGCTGAACATCGTCATCAACAATGCCGGCGTCGCGCTGCTCGGTGCCTTCAACGAGGTCGACCAGGCGCAGATGGAATGGCTGATCAACATCAACTTCTGGGGCGTGGTGCACGGAACGCGCGCTTTCCTGCCGCATCTATCGAAGCAGCCCGAGGCGCATATCGTCAACCTCTCCTCGATCTTCGGCATCGTCGCCCCGCCCGGCCAGACCGCCTATTGCGCCGCCAAGTTCGCGGTGCGCGGATTTTCGGAAAGCCTGCGGCATGAGCTCGCGATGGCGAACAGCCCGGTGAAGCTCTCGGTGGTGCATCCCGGCGGGGTCCTGACCAACATCGTGCGCAACTCCCGCACCGGCAACGGCATCGCCGACAATGCGCGCCGCGCCGAATCGATCGAACGTTTCGACGCGATCGCCAGGACCACACCGCCGGCCGCGGCGCAACGCATCATTCTCGGCATCGAGAAAAACCAGCCGCGCATTCTGATCGGCAACGACGCGAAGTTCATGGACCTTTTGCAGCGGTTTCGCCCGGCGACCTATTGGGCGGTGTTGGCGAAGCGGATCGGGAGGGTGGCGGAGGAGAAGGGGAAGTGA
- a CDS encoding lytic murein transglycosylase codes for MRIFRWAIFLGAVIFSTPTYAARCGGDFNTFVSAMAAEAQAAGVSQAVISQAFAGITQDPAVLAFDRRQRGTFNKTFEQYVSTRVGPGRINIGRQMLLRHASLLARIEQKFGVPPQIIVAIWGLESDYGKGDIGKMPVVRTLMTMAHDCRRTELFQGELLAALKIVQRGDLPLRDLIGAFAGEIGQTQFLPSSYIKYGVDFDGNGHVDLRHSVPDVLASTANLLHVSGFKPGAPYGEGTANFEAMREWNRATIYRKTIGYFADRLTGR; via the coding sequence ATGCGCATATTTCGTTGGGCCATTTTTCTCGGCGCCGTCATCTTCTCCACCCCCACTTACGCCGCCCGCTGTGGCGGCGATTTCAACACCTTCGTATCGGCGATGGCGGCGGAGGCGCAGGCGGCCGGAGTGTCGCAGGCGGTGATCAGTCAGGCGTTCGCGGGCATCACGCAGGATCCGGCGGTGCTCGCTTTCGACCGCCGCCAGCGCGGCACCTTCAACAAGACGTTCGAGCAATATGTCTCGACCCGCGTCGGCCCCGGACGCATCAACATCGGGCGGCAGATGCTGCTGAGGCACGCGTCACTGCTGGCCCGCATCGAGCAGAAGTTCGGTGTGCCGCCGCAGATCATCGTCGCGATCTGGGGGCTGGAGAGCGATTACGGCAAGGGCGACATCGGCAAGATGCCGGTGGTCCGCACGCTGATGACCATGGCCCATGATTGCCGCCGCACCGAACTGTTTCAGGGCGAATTGCTGGCCGCGCTGAAGATCGTGCAGCGCGGCGATCTCCCGCTGCGCGACCTGATCGGCGCCTTCGCCGGCGAGATCGGCCAGACGCAGTTCCTGCCGTCGTCCTACATCAAATACGGTGTCGATTTCGACGGCAACGGCCATGTCGACCTGCGCCACAGCGTGCCCGACGTGCTCGCCTCCACCGCGAACCTGCTGCACGTGTCGGGCTTCAAGCCCGGCGCGCCATACGGCGAAGGCACCGCGAATTTCGAAGCCATGCGGGAGTGGAACAGGGCGACGATCTACCGCAAGACGATTGGGTATTTTGCGGACCGTCTGACGGGGCGGTGA